In Equus asinus isolate D_3611 breed Donkey chromosome 13, EquAss-T2T_v2, whole genome shotgun sequence, one DNA window encodes the following:
- the PIMREG gene encoding protein PIMREG, with translation MASRWPGVGVSVRRRSLQDQEQLEESAVLQPAVGHPETSSRALGSLCRQFQRRLPLRAVSLNLGPGPSWKRLETPEPGQQGLQGAARSAKNALGAMSQRIQESCQSGTKWLVETQVKARRRKRGAQKGSSPPARSLSQRSTRLSAAAPAHATLDPCEREQLSLSAQRGPWGHPLRRSRREAAFRSPYSSTEPLCSPSESDSDLEPVGTGIQHLQKLSQELDEAIVAEESGDMTISLIRD, from the exons ATGGCCTCTCGGTGGCCGGGCGTGGGGGTCTCCGTGCGCCGAAGATCTCTCCAGGACcaggagcagctggaggagagTGCGGTGCTGCAGCCTGCAGTCGGCCATCCAGAGACCTCCAGCCGGGCTCTGGGCTCCCTGTGCAGACAGTTCCAAAGGAGGCTGCCCCTGAGAGCAGTCAGCCTCAACCTGGGGCCTGGCCCCTCCTGGAAACGCCTGGAAACCCCAGAGCCAGGGCAGCAGGGTCTCCAGGGTGCGGCTCGCTCAGCTAAGAACGCCTTGGGTGCCATGTCCCAG AGAATCCAGGAGTCCTGCCAGAGTGGCACCAAGTGGCTGGTGGAAACCCAGGTGAaagccaggaggaggaagagaggggccCAGAAGGGCAGCAGCCCCCCAGCTCGCAGCCTGAGCCAGAGGAGCACCCGGCTGTCTGCAGCCGCCCCTGCCCATGCAACCCTGGACCCCTGCGAGAGGGAGCAGCTCAGCCTCTCAGCCCAGAGAGGCCCATGGGGCCACCCACTGCGGCGGTCCCGGAGGGAGGCTGCCTTCCGAAGCCCCTACTCCTCGACAGAGCCCCTCTGCTCCCCCAG TGAGTCTGACAGTGATCTAGAGCCTGTGGGGACAGGAATTCAGCACCTCCAGAAATTGTCCCAAGAGCTGGATGAGGCCATTGTCGCTGAAGAGAG TGGCGACATGACCATTTCTCTCATTCGTGACTGA